One genomic window of Cricetulus griseus strain 17A/GY chromosome 3, alternate assembly CriGri-PICRH-1.0, whole genome shotgun sequence includes the following:
- the Zfpm1 gene encoding zinc finger protein ZFPM1 isoform X2, whose product MSRPAAPLPPAAARQGLEAAAARTRGAGDMSRRKQSNPRQIKRSLRDMEAREETQAMGISPMEQEATSPEAPAIEESPSPPREDVSPSTVPAPPESPEGPEDMEGQELEMGPQDEEKEEKEEEAAIASPWSGPEELELALQDGQRCVRARLSLTEGLSWGPFHGSIQTRALSPEREEPGPAVTLLVDEACWLRMLPQAQTEAEANSEIYRKDDALWCRVTKVVPSGGLLRVLLMTEPGSTPRHPVKEPVEPGGPAPAHTDIQLLPQQAGMASILATAVINKDVFPCKDCGIWYRSERNLQAHLLYYCASRQRAGSPASATEEKPKETYPNERVCPFPQCRKSCPSASSLEIHMRSHSGERPFVCLICLSAFTTKANCERHLKVHTDTLSGVCHNCGFISTTRDILYSHLVTNHMVCQPGSKGEIYSPGSGHPAAKLPPDSLASFQQHSLMHSTLAPADKAPTPSSGLDSKALAEVTNGESRVPPQNGGSSESPAAPRTIKVEAAEEPEATRASGPGEPGPQAPSRTPSPHSPTPVRVKTELSSPTPGSSPGPGELAMAGTLFLPQYVFGPDAGNTTGPAAPQASEILAKMSELVHSRLQQGAGSSGAVGTPTGLFPGTKGATCFECEITFNNINNFYVHKRLYCSGRRAPEDTPSVRRPKAAPGPARATPGAEADPQRLSPGPGPREETGGATTPEAEAAGRGSEGSQSPGSSVDDTEDDPSRTLCEACNIRFSRHETYTVHKRYYCASRHDPPPRRPSAPAPAPGPAAPALTAPPVRTRRRRKLYELPGASAPPPAVGPAPVPVVPAPTAELPSSPRPASASAGPTPTPSPGPVPDGPIDLSKRPRRQTPDAPATLPALADYHECTACRVSFHSLEAYLAHKKYSCPAAPLRTAALCPYCPPNGHVRGDLVEHLRLVHGLQVAKPAANPGAEPRTPAERAPRDSPDSRAPRTPSPVPENTPSDPTDQGVRTPSKGPPASAPASGGGGGHRYCRLCNIRFSSLSTFIAHKKYYCSSHASEHVK is encoded by the exons ATGTGAGTCCATCCACAGTGCCAGCACCCCCTGAGTCCCCAGAAGGTCCTGAGGATATGGAGGGGCAGGAGTTGGAGATGGGGCCCcaggatgaagagaaagaggaaaaggaagaagaggcagcCATTGCCAGTCCCTGGAGTGGACCAG AGGAGCTGGAGCTGGCACTGCAGGACGGGCAGAGGTGTGTGCGGGCCCGACTGAGCCTCACTGAGGGTCTATCCTGGGGCCCATTCCATGGGAGCATCCAGACCAGAGCCTTATCCCCTGAGCGGGAAGAACCG GGCCCAGCTGTGACCCTGCTGGTGGATGAGGCCTGCTGGCTAAGGATGCTACCCCAGGCCCAGACTGAAGCTGAAGCCAACTCTGAGATCTACAGGAAGG ATGACGCCCTCTGGTGCAGGGTCACCAAGGTGGTGCCTTCTGGTGGACTTCTACGTGTGCTCCTTATGACTGAGCCTGGCAGTACTCCCAGACACCCTGTGAAGGAACCAGTCGAACCTGGAGGCCCAGccccagcacacacagacatCCAGCTGCTGCCCCAGCAGGCCGGCATGGCATCCATCCTCGCTACTGCCGTCATCAACA AAGATGTCTTCCCCTGCAAAGACTGTGGGATCTGGTACCGTAGTGAGCGGAACCTGCAAGCCCACCTGCTCTACTACTGCGCCAGCCGCCAGCGTGCAGGCTCCCCTGCCTCAGCGACTGAGGAAAAGCCCAAGGAGACCTACCCCAATGAGCGTGTCTGCCCCTTCCCCCAGTGCCGAAAAAGCTGCCCCAGCGCCAGCTCGCTGGAGATCCACATGCGCAGCCACAGTG GAGAGCGTCCCTTTGTGTGCCTCATCTGCCTGTCAGCCTTCACCACCAAGGCCAACTGCGAACGCCACCTCAAGGTGCATACGGACACACTCAGCG GTGTCTGTCACAACTGTGGCTTCATATCTACCACAAGGGACATCCTCTACAGCCACCTGGTGACAAACCACATGGTGTGCCAGCCAGGCTCCAAGGGTGAAATCTACTCACCAGGGTCTGGACACCCAGCAGCCAAACTTCCTCCAG ACAGCCTGGCAAGCTTCCAGCAGCACTCATTGATGCACAGCACCCTGGCTCCCGCTGACAAGGCACCCACCCCATCCTCAGGACTAGACAGTAAGGCCTTGGCTGAAGTCACCAACGGAGAGTCCAGAGTGCCCCCCCAAAATGGGGGCAGTAGCGAGTCCCCAGCAGCCCCCAGAACCATCAAAGTGGAGGCTGCAGAAGAGCCTGAAGCGACTCGTGCCTCAGGTCCGGGAGAGCCGGGTCCCCAGGCTCCTTCTAGGACACCTTCACCGCACAGTCCCACTCCAGTCAGAGTGAAGACAGAACTGTCCAGCCCCACACCAGGCTCCAGCCCAGGACCTGGAGAACTAGCAATGGCTGGGACACTCTTCCTGCCACAGTATGTGTTCGGTCCAGATGCAGGCAATACCACCGGCCCTGCAGCGCCACAGGCCTCGGAGATCCTGGCCAAGATGTCCGAGTTGGTGCACAGCCGGCTGCAGCAGGGTGCGGGGAGCTCTGGGGCAGTGGGAACGCCCACTGGCCTCTTCCCAGGGACTAAGGGAGCCACGTGCTTTGAGTGCGAGATCACCTTCAACAACATCAACAACTTCTACGTGCACAAGCGCCTCTACTGCTCTGGTCGCCGCGCGCCAGAGGACACGCCCTCTGTGCGCAGACCCAAGGCGGCTCCGGGGCCAGCCCGCGCGACcccaggagcagaggcagacccGCAGCGCTTGTCGCCAGGGCCTGGGCCACGAGAAGAGACGGGTGGCGCGACCACTCCAGAGGCCGAAGCCGCTGGCCGGGGCAGCGAGGGCAGCCAGAGCCCAGGCAGTTCGGTGGACGACACAGAGGACGATCCCAGCCGCACGCTGTGTGAGGCCTGCAACATCCGCTTCAGCCGCCACGAGACCTACACTGTACACAAGCGCTACTACTGCGCCTCGCGCCACGACCCGCCACCGCGCCGGCCATCCGCACCCGCGCCAGCTCCCGGACCCGCGGCTCCGGCGCTGACAGCTCCGCCCGTGCGCACGCGCCGGCGACGCAAGCTCTATGAGCTGCCAGGAGCCAGTGCTCCGCCTCCTGCAGTAGGCCCCGCCCCTGTGCCTGTTGTCCCCGCCCCCACGGCTGAGCTGCCCTCCTCCCCGAGACCGGCGAGCGCAAGCGCCGGCCCCACCCCCACGCCCTCTCCAGGCCCGGTGCCCGACGGGCCCATAGACCTGAGCAAGCGGCCCCGTCGCCAGACTCCGGATGCACCTGCCACTCTGCCTGCACTGGCCGACTACCATGAGTGTACCGCATGTCGCGTAAGCTTCCACAGCCTCGAAGCTTACCTGGCTCACAAGAAATACTCGTGCCCTGCTGCGCCTTTGCGCACTGCTGCCCTCTGCCCCTACTGCCCGCCCAACGGGCACGTGCGCGGAGACCTGGTGGAGCACTTGCGCCTGGTGCACGGCCTGCAGGTAGCCAAGCCAGCAGCCAACCCAGGTGCTGAGCCCCGCACACCGGCCGAACGTGCTCCGCGTGACAGTCCCGATAGCCGGGCGCCACGCACCCCATCCCCAGTTCCTGAGAACACGCCTTCTGACCCCACAGACCAAGGTGTGCGGACGCCCTCCAAGGGCCCGcccgcatcagctcctgcatcaggtggtggtggtggccacCGCTACTGCCGCCTGTGCAACATCAGGTTCAGCAGCCTGTCCACCTTCATCGCACACAAGAAGTATTACTGCTCCTCTCACGCCTCCGAGCACGTGAAGTGA
- the Zfpm1 gene encoding zinc finger protein ZFPM1 isoform X3: MEAREETQAMGISPMEQEATSPEAPAIEESPSPPREDVSPSTVPAPPESPEGPEDMEGQELEMGPQDEEKEEKEEEAAIASPWSGPEELELALQDGQRCVRARLSLTEGLSWGPFHGSIQTRALSPEREEPGPAVTLLVDEACWLRMLPQAQTEAEANSEIYRKDDALWCRVTKVVPSGGLLRVLLMTEPGSTPRHPVKEPVEPGGPAPAHTDIQLLPQQAGMASILATAVINKDVFPCKDCGIWYRSERNLQAHLLYYCASRQRAGSPASATEEKPKETYPNERVCPFPQCRKSCPSASSLEIHMRSHSGERPFVCLICLSAFTTKANCERHLKVHTDTLSGVCHNCGFISTTRDILYSHLVTNHMVCQPGSKGEIYSPGSGHPAAKLPPDSLASFQQHSLMHSTLAPADKAPTPSSGLDSKALAEVTNGESRVPPQNGGSSESPAAPRTIKVEAAEEPEATRASGPGEPGPQAPSRTPSPHSPTPVRVKTELSSPTPGSSPGPGELAMAGTLFLPQYVFGPDAGNTTGPAAPQASEILAKMSELVHSRLQQGAGSSGAVGTPTGLFPGTKGATCFECEITFNNINNFYVHKRLYCSGRRAPEDTPSVRRPKAAPGPARATPGAEADPQRLSPGPGPREETGGATTPEAEAAGRGSEGSQSPGSSVDDTEDDPSRTLCEACNIRFSRHETYTVHKRYYCASRHDPPPRRPSAPAPAPGPAAPALTAPPVRTRRRRKLYELPGASAPPPAVGPAPVPVVPAPTAELPSSPRPASASAGPTPTPSPGPVPDGPIDLSKRPRRQTPDAPATLPALADYHECTACRVSFHSLEAYLAHKKYSCPAAPLRTAALCPYCPPNGHVRGDLVEHLRLVHGLQVAKPAANPGAEPRTPAERAPRDSPDSRAPRTPSPVPENTPSDPTDQGVRTPSKGPPASAPASGGGGGHRYCRLCNIRFSSLSTFIAHKKYYCSSHASEHVK; the protein is encoded by the exons ATGTGAGTCCATCCACAGTGCCAGCACCCCCTGAGTCCCCAGAAGGTCCTGAGGATATGGAGGGGCAGGAGTTGGAGATGGGGCCCcaggatgaagagaaagaggaaaaggaagaagaggcagcCATTGCCAGTCCCTGGAGTGGACCAG AGGAGCTGGAGCTGGCACTGCAGGACGGGCAGAGGTGTGTGCGGGCCCGACTGAGCCTCACTGAGGGTCTATCCTGGGGCCCATTCCATGGGAGCATCCAGACCAGAGCCTTATCCCCTGAGCGGGAAGAACCG GGCCCAGCTGTGACCCTGCTGGTGGATGAGGCCTGCTGGCTAAGGATGCTACCCCAGGCCCAGACTGAAGCTGAAGCCAACTCTGAGATCTACAGGAAGG ATGACGCCCTCTGGTGCAGGGTCACCAAGGTGGTGCCTTCTGGTGGACTTCTACGTGTGCTCCTTATGACTGAGCCTGGCAGTACTCCCAGACACCCTGTGAAGGAACCAGTCGAACCTGGAGGCCCAGccccagcacacacagacatCCAGCTGCTGCCCCAGCAGGCCGGCATGGCATCCATCCTCGCTACTGCCGTCATCAACA AAGATGTCTTCCCCTGCAAAGACTGTGGGATCTGGTACCGTAGTGAGCGGAACCTGCAAGCCCACCTGCTCTACTACTGCGCCAGCCGCCAGCGTGCAGGCTCCCCTGCCTCAGCGACTGAGGAAAAGCCCAAGGAGACCTACCCCAATGAGCGTGTCTGCCCCTTCCCCCAGTGCCGAAAAAGCTGCCCCAGCGCCAGCTCGCTGGAGATCCACATGCGCAGCCACAGTG GAGAGCGTCCCTTTGTGTGCCTCATCTGCCTGTCAGCCTTCACCACCAAGGCCAACTGCGAACGCCACCTCAAGGTGCATACGGACACACTCAGCG GTGTCTGTCACAACTGTGGCTTCATATCTACCACAAGGGACATCCTCTACAGCCACCTGGTGACAAACCACATGGTGTGCCAGCCAGGCTCCAAGGGTGAAATCTACTCACCAGGGTCTGGACACCCAGCAGCCAAACTTCCTCCAG ACAGCCTGGCAAGCTTCCAGCAGCACTCATTGATGCACAGCACCCTGGCTCCCGCTGACAAGGCACCCACCCCATCCTCAGGACTAGACAGTAAGGCCTTGGCTGAAGTCACCAACGGAGAGTCCAGAGTGCCCCCCCAAAATGGGGGCAGTAGCGAGTCCCCAGCAGCCCCCAGAACCATCAAAGTGGAGGCTGCAGAAGAGCCTGAAGCGACTCGTGCCTCAGGTCCGGGAGAGCCGGGTCCCCAGGCTCCTTCTAGGACACCTTCACCGCACAGTCCCACTCCAGTCAGAGTGAAGACAGAACTGTCCAGCCCCACACCAGGCTCCAGCCCAGGACCTGGAGAACTAGCAATGGCTGGGACACTCTTCCTGCCACAGTATGTGTTCGGTCCAGATGCAGGCAATACCACCGGCCCTGCAGCGCCACAGGCCTCGGAGATCCTGGCCAAGATGTCCGAGTTGGTGCACAGCCGGCTGCAGCAGGGTGCGGGGAGCTCTGGGGCAGTGGGAACGCCCACTGGCCTCTTCCCAGGGACTAAGGGAGCCACGTGCTTTGAGTGCGAGATCACCTTCAACAACATCAACAACTTCTACGTGCACAAGCGCCTCTACTGCTCTGGTCGCCGCGCGCCAGAGGACACGCCCTCTGTGCGCAGACCCAAGGCGGCTCCGGGGCCAGCCCGCGCGACcccaggagcagaggcagacccGCAGCGCTTGTCGCCAGGGCCTGGGCCACGAGAAGAGACGGGTGGCGCGACCACTCCAGAGGCCGAAGCCGCTGGCCGGGGCAGCGAGGGCAGCCAGAGCCCAGGCAGTTCGGTGGACGACACAGAGGACGATCCCAGCCGCACGCTGTGTGAGGCCTGCAACATCCGCTTCAGCCGCCACGAGACCTACACTGTACACAAGCGCTACTACTGCGCCTCGCGCCACGACCCGCCACCGCGCCGGCCATCCGCACCCGCGCCAGCTCCCGGACCCGCGGCTCCGGCGCTGACAGCTCCGCCCGTGCGCACGCGCCGGCGACGCAAGCTCTATGAGCTGCCAGGAGCCAGTGCTCCGCCTCCTGCAGTAGGCCCCGCCCCTGTGCCTGTTGTCCCCGCCCCCACGGCTGAGCTGCCCTCCTCCCCGAGACCGGCGAGCGCAAGCGCCGGCCCCACCCCCACGCCCTCTCCAGGCCCGGTGCCCGACGGGCCCATAGACCTGAGCAAGCGGCCCCGTCGCCAGACTCCGGATGCACCTGCCACTCTGCCTGCACTGGCCGACTACCATGAGTGTACCGCATGTCGCGTAAGCTTCCACAGCCTCGAAGCTTACCTGGCTCACAAGAAATACTCGTGCCCTGCTGCGCCTTTGCGCACTGCTGCCCTCTGCCCCTACTGCCCGCCCAACGGGCACGTGCGCGGAGACCTGGTGGAGCACTTGCGCCTGGTGCACGGCCTGCAGGTAGCCAAGCCAGCAGCCAACCCAGGTGCTGAGCCCCGCACACCGGCCGAACGTGCTCCGCGTGACAGTCCCGATAGCCGGGCGCCACGCACCCCATCCCCAGTTCCTGAGAACACGCCTTCTGACCCCACAGACCAAGGTGTGCGGACGCCCTCCAAGGGCCCGcccgcatcagctcctgcatcaggtggtggtggtggccacCGCTACTGCCGCCTGTGCAACATCAGGTTCAGCAGCCTGTCCACCTTCATCGCACACAAGAAGTATTACTGCTCCTCTCACGCCTCCGAGCACGTGAAGTGA